One genomic segment of Desulfomicrobium sp. ZS1 includes these proteins:
- the hslV gene encoding ATP-dependent protease subunit HslV — translation MQEMRGTTILAVKDDKGVSVAGDGQVTLGQAIAIKHGARKVRRLYRDRIVCGFAGSTADAFTLFEKFEAKLEEFGGNLVRSSVELAKDWRSDKYLRRLEAMLLVADAENILMLSGTGDVIEPDDGVAAIGSGGAYAMSAARALRRHTDLSAEDIVRKSMAIAAEICVYTNDHIIFETVTRNS, via the coding sequence ATGCAGGAAATGCGCGGAACGACAATTCTGGCGGTCAAGGATGACAAAGGCGTCTCCGTGGCCGGTGACGGACAGGTCACCCTGGGCCAGGCCATCGCCATCAAGCACGGGGCCCGCAAGGTTCGGCGTCTGTACCGGGATCGCATCGTGTGCGGTTTTGCCGGGTCCACGGCCGACGCCTTTACGCTTTTTGAAAAATTTGAAGCAAAGCTTGAAGAATTCGGCGGAAACCTGGTCCGCTCCAGCGTCGAACTGGCCAAGGACTGGCGCAGCGACAAGTATCTGCGTCGTCTGGAGGCCATGCTGCTGGTGGCCGACGCCGAGAATATCCTTATGCTCAGCGGCACCGGAGACGTCATCGAGCCCGACGACGGGGTGGCCGCCATCGGCTCCGGCGGGGCCTACGCCATGTCCGCAGCCCGAGCATTGCGCCGTCATACGGACCTGTCCGCCGAGGATATCGTGCGCAAGTCCATGGCCATAGCTGCCGAGATCTGCGTGTATACCAACGACCATATCATCTTTGAAACCGTGACCAGGAACTCCTGA
- a CDS encoding Hpt domain-containing protein, with translation MNKIESDNFLIWDKETMLERFLGDEHLAKEILTYFLEDLPLRIEGLKKSLNANDMASTALHAHSVRGAAANMGADILQHLAKEMEVACNNNDVDNLNRNIKSLEEAAQDFLNEISMHEN, from the coding sequence ATGAATAAAATAGAAAGCGATAATTTTCTCATCTGGGACAAGGAAACCATGCTCGAAAGATTCCTTGGCGATGAGCATCTGGCAAAGGAAATCCTTACATATTTTTTGGAAGACCTTCCCTTGCGGATAGAAGGATTAAAAAAAAGCCTCAATGCCAACGACATGGCCTCTACCGCGCTCCACGCTCACAGTGTCCGAGGCGCGGCTGCGAATATGGGCGCAGATATTTTACAGCATCTTGCCAAGGAAATGGAAGTTGCATGCAACAACAATGATGTAGATAATTTGAACAGAAATATTAAATCCCTGGAAGAGGCTGCTCAGGATTTTCTGAATGAAATATCAATGCATGAAAATTGA
- a CDS encoding integrase arm-type DNA-binding domain-containing protein, whose amino-acid sequence MPLNIAQIKAAKPAEKPVRMFDEKGLYLEISPTGSKLWRWKYRFNGKEKRLSFGAWPEVSLAGARSKTLEKRAILAEGFDPASVSKAFEVEQSLNSRTFEEIAREWHSSRVHVWTPGHAKRIMRGLEKNIFPWLGLRSFRSMLAPELLVVLRRIEARGAIETAHRELSTCGQIFRYGVANGYCDRDIATDLRGALKPVVHTHHPSITDQDGVADLLRRIDEYQGGNVVRCALRLAPLFFVRPGELRHAEWSEFNIERQEWRIPSEKMKARVLHIVPLSKQALTILENELRPLTGAERYLFPGSRGSARPMSENTVNAALRYIGYEKDEMTGHGFRSMASTLLNELGYNRDWIERQLAHGERNEVRSAYNYAEYLPERRKMMQEWADYLDELKTGQRQKVLPFSVNG is encoded by the coding sequence GTGCCACTAAACATTGCACAAATCAAAGCCGCTAAGCCCGCTGAAAAACCCGTCCGGATGTTCGATGAAAAAGGACTTTACCTCGAAATCTCTCCCACTGGTTCTAAACTTTGGCGCTGGAAATACCGTTTTAACGGCAAGGAAAAGCGCCTTTCTTTCGGCGCTTGGCCCGAGGTTTCTCTTGCTGGTGCACGTTCGAAAACTCTCGAAAAGCGGGCGATTCTGGCGGAAGGGTTTGATCCTGCATCGGTCTCGAAAGCATTTGAAGTCGAGCAATCTCTTAATTCGAGAACATTCGAAGAAATCGCTCGTGAATGGCACTCGTCACGTGTCCATGTTTGGACTCCAGGGCATGCCAAGCGTATCATGCGGGGCCTTGAAAAGAATATCTTCCCATGGCTTGGCCTTCGCTCTTTCCGATCCATGCTTGCCCCTGAACTCCTTGTGGTCCTTCGCAGGATCGAAGCCAGGGGTGCTATTGAAACCGCACACCGAGAACTGAGCACTTGCGGCCAGATCTTTCGATATGGCGTCGCTAATGGCTATTGTGACCGAGATATCGCGACGGATCTTCGCGGAGCACTCAAGCCCGTTGTCCACACGCACCACCCAAGCATTACCGATCAAGACGGCGTTGCCGACCTTCTGAGGCGCATTGACGAGTATCAGGGCGGAAATGTCGTCCGGTGCGCCCTGCGCTTGGCTCCTCTCTTTTTCGTTCGCCCTGGCGAACTGAGGCATGCCGAATGGTCAGAATTCAACATTGAGCGCCAGGAGTGGCGTATTCCGTCGGAGAAGATGAAAGCCCGCGTCCTCCACATTGTCCCTCTTTCCAAGCAGGCACTAACGATCCTAGAAAACGAACTGCGCCCACTAACTGGTGCCGAACGCTACCTCTTCCCTGGGAGTCGCGGGAGTGCCCGGCCGATGTCGGAAAACACCGTTAACGCGGCCTTGCGCTATATCGGGTACGAAAAGGACGAAATGACCGGCCATGGCTTCCGCTCCATGGCCAGCACCCTTTTGAACGAATTGGGATACAATCGTGACTGGATTGAACGGCAACTGGCCCACGGTGAGCGAAACGAGGTCCGCTCCGCGTACAACTATGCTGAGTACCTGCCGGAGAGACGCAAGATGATGCAGGAGTGGGCGGACTACCTCGATGAACTGAAGACGGGGCAGAGGCAGAAGGTATTACCGTTTTCGGTCAATGGATAA
- a CDS encoding helix-turn-helix transcriptional regulator: MSIYDVRSQTTGITSNVKRIMEEKKISIVALSNETKLSTKIIERARTSKIKLCKLETLAIIAKGLNVKIVDLFNE; this comes from the coding sequence ATGTCTATTTATGATGTTCGTTCGCAAACAACAGGGATAACAAGTAATGTGAAGCGAATCATGGAAGAGAAAAAAATATCCATAGTAGCGCTTTCAAATGAAACGAAGTTGTCCACAAAAATTATTGAACGAGCCAGGACAAGTAAGATAAAACTGTGTAAACTTGAAACTCTTGCAATAATTGCCAAGGGATTGAATGTAAAAATAGTTGACTTGTTTAATGAATAA
- a CDS encoding metallophosphoesterase produces MKIIIMGDIHADFGALNQFINKKKPDIILQCGDFGWWPHRHGTEKITRNRRFDQYSVKPGGTRLYWCDGNHENHDDLQERMKEAPGQPLEIPVPGCHYMPRGSVLTLPDGRNVLFFGGAMSTDQEGRTEGDDWWAKEVPTVEDLDHARAQVKAHGGRIDIVISHTGPTAFLRQLPVKEINPARLTDPTVALLDVILDEFQPRSWFFGHFHLYAQGKDHGCAWQALSGEGLGGKWWVKL; encoded by the coding sequence ATGAAGATCATAATCATGGGCGACATTCACGCTGATTTTGGGGCTTTGAATCAGTTCATCAACAAGAAAAAGCCGGACATCATCCTGCAGTGCGGAGATTTTGGTTGGTGGCCGCACCGGCATGGAACAGAAAAGATTACTCGGAATCGTCGGTTCGATCAGTACAGCGTCAAGCCAGGCGGAACGCGACTCTACTGGTGCGATGGCAACCACGAAAATCATGACGACCTACAGGAGCGTATGAAGGAGGCTCCAGGGCAACCACTGGAAATCCCGGTTCCCGGGTGTCACTACATGCCTCGCGGTTCGGTGCTGACGCTGCCAGACGGCAGGAACGTGCTCTTCTTCGGGGGAGCAATGAGCACCGACCAGGAGGGTCGGACCGAAGGCGACGACTGGTGGGCAAAAGAGGTGCCCACTGTCGAGGACCTTGATCATGCCCGGGCGCAGGTCAAGGCGCACGGCGGACGTATCGACATCGTGATCTCGCACACTGGCCCCACGGCGTTCTTGCGGCAGCTCCCGGTAAAAGAGATTAACCCGGCGCGGCTTACGGATCCCACCGTGGCCCTGCTGGATGTTATTCTTGACGAGTTTCAGCCCCGAAGTTGGTTCTTCGGGCATTTTCACCTTTATGCTCAGGGGAAGGACCATGGTTGCGCCTGGCAGGCCCTGAGTGGCGAAGGGCTCGGGGGCAAGTGGTGGGTGAAACTATGA
- a CDS encoding nucleotidyltransferase family protein translates to MVEVGAGPRARVLGAKFQRLWGHVKPSEALRLHRDAVLNAVNTRKACNARVFGSVLRGEDHEGSDLDILVDTLPGASLFDLGGLQVDLEELLGVQVDLVTPGDLPEKFRNYVLREARKI, encoded by the coding sequence ATGGTGGAGGTGGGTGCAGGACCCAGAGCGCGAGTCCTGGGGGCCAAATTTCAAAGACTGTGGGGGCATGTGAAACCGTCTGAGGCGTTACGACTACACCGGGACGCCGTTCTCAATGCCGTCAATACACGCAAGGCCTGCAACGCCCGTGTCTTCGGCTCTGTCTTACGGGGAGAGGACCACGAAGGATCTGATTTGGACATCTTGGTGGACACTCTCCCAGGGGCATCGCTGTTTGACCTTGGAGGTTTGCAGGTTGACCTTGAAGAACTTCTGGGGGTCCAGGTTGACCTTGTCACGCCTGGCGACTTGCCGGAAAAATTTAGGAACTACGTACTCAGAGAGGCTCGGAAAATATGA
- a CDS encoding metallophosphoesterase, whose protein sequence is MILFAGDAHGEFIPLIEEANEASAVVLLGDQEPLTDLAVELGPSVAPKTWWIYGNHDSDYQCYFDNHAPMADRNLHCRVVEIEGVRIAGLGGVFRAKKFEIDQTTRLHEVDLNCPQDARAAWIKLRRGGRSYPADFTSIFPDDLTALLQLKGQVDVLVTHEAPESHALGFPLLGDIARAMGVTTLIHGHHHERYSVTIAGGIRVEGIGMARTAEGFFRLCQSNGDRP, encoded by the coding sequence ATGATTCTGTTTGCGGGGGATGCGCACGGGGAGTTCATCCCGCTCATTGAGGAGGCCAACGAGGCCTCGGCTGTGGTGCTCTTGGGCGACCAAGAACCGCTGACCGACCTTGCGGTGGAATTGGGACCAAGCGTGGCTCCGAAGACATGGTGGATCTATGGCAACCATGACAGCGATTACCAGTGTTATTTCGATAATCACGCGCCAATGGCTGACCGCAATCTGCACTGCCGCGTAGTGGAAATCGAGGGTGTGCGCATCGCAGGCCTTGGCGGCGTGTTTCGCGCAAAAAAATTCGAGATAGATCAAACCACGAGGCTGCACGAAGTGGATTTAAATTGTCCGCAAGACGCCAGAGCGGCGTGGATTAAGCTCCGGCGAGGCGGAAGGTCATACCCTGCGGACTTCACCTCTATCTTTCCTGACGACCTGACAGCCTTGCTGCAGCTCAAGGGGCAAGTGGACGTGCTGGTCACGCACGAGGCACCCGAGTCTCACGCGCTCGGTTTCCCACTCCTCGGCGACATTGCCCGCGCCATGGGCGTCACGACGCTCATTCATGGGCACCACCACGAACGCTACAGCGTCACTATCGCAGGCGGAATCCGCGTCGAAGGCATCGGAATGGCGAGAACAGCCGAAGGTTTTTTCCGGCTGTGCCAAAGCAATGGAGATCGGCCATGA
- a CDS encoding metallophosphoesterase, whose protein sequence is MILFVGDCHGDFEPMLEAAVGASAVVLLGDQEPLDDLVSILGPEIAAKTWWIFGNHDSDDPEYLAHHASMADRNLHCRVVEIDGLRIAGLGGTFRSNVLGVDRQTTLSDLPQVRPQDTRQSLALIRKDKKLAPQDHTTIFPEDLNFMARLASKTRVDVLVTHEAPESHKLGYRILGDVARALKARIHVHGHHHERYDAMIDGNVRVAGVGMSGMMIEWLQPRDGLFWLSAFPGGNVLAMGYDPKRKTYQGEFVGLEACKSFTAPGLNALQEAGALILETFLKRPKRQ, encoded by the coding sequence ATGATCCTTTTCGTTGGGGACTGCCACGGTGACTTTGAACCCATGCTTGAAGCCGCAGTGGGGGCATCGGCAGTCGTCCTCCTAGGTGACCAGGAACCCCTTGACGATCTGGTGTCGATCCTCGGCCCGGAGATCGCGGCAAAGACATGGTGGATATTCGGCAACCATGACAGTGATGATCCCGAATACCTCGCGCACCATGCCTCCATGGCCGACAGAAACCTGCATTGCCGCGTGGTGGAGATTGATGGTCTGCGCATCGCTGGACTCGGCGGCACCTTTCGGTCCAACGTCTTGGGCGTAGATCGCCAGACGACTTTGAGCGACCTGCCTCAGGTTCGTCCTCAGGACACTCGCCAAAGCTTGGCATTGATTCGCAAGGACAAAAAACTCGCCCCGCAGGATCACACGACCATTTTTCCGGAAGATCTGAATTTCATGGCTCGCCTTGCCAGCAAAACCCGTGTCGATGTCCTCGTGACCCACGAGGCCCCTGAATCCCACAAACTCGGCTACCGAATCCTGGGTGATGTGGCCCGCGCGCTCAAGGCCAGAATTCACGTTCACGGCCATCACCATGAGCGCTATGATGCCATGATCGATGGCAACGTCAGGGTTGCCGGCGTGGGGATGTCGGGCATGATGATCGAATGGCTGCAACCTAGGGATGGGCTCTTCTGGCTTTCGGCATTTCCTGGCGGCAATGTGCTTGCAATGGGATACGACCCAAAAAGGAAGACGTACCAGGGCGAGTTCGTCGGCCTGGAAGCGTGCAAAAGCTTTACGGCGCCAGGCTTGAACGCCTTGCAGGAAGCAGGCGCACTGATTCTTGAAACGTTCTTGAAAAGACCCAAGCGTCAATAA
- a CDS encoding helix-turn-helix domain-containing protein, whose protein sequence is MSSHENKLTIDEVSGLTAVSPRTIRFYIQKGLVDRPVGQRKAAHYTREHVRQLLEIEKWKAAGVSLEAIRGIMTGELAAPDAAALPRAQRPGEIRLWSRIWLAPGLELHLDPSELKLDTDQLRHLAGQITALVSSMKPKE, encoded by the coding sequence ATGAGCTCACACGAAAACAAACTCACCATCGACGAAGTCAGCGGGCTGACCGCGGTGTCGCCACGCACCATCCGGTTCTACATCCAGAAAGGGCTGGTGGACCGCCCGGTGGGGCAGCGCAAGGCTGCCCATTACACCCGGGAGCATGTGCGCCAGTTGCTGGAGATCGAGAAATGGAAGGCGGCCGGAGTGTCTTTGGAGGCCATTCGCGGGATCATGACCGGCGAACTGGCTGCTCCCGATGCCGCCGCCCTGCCCCGAGCCCAGCGACCCGGCGAGATCCGGCTCTGGTCACGGATCTGGCTGGCTCCGGGTCTGGAGCTGCACCTCGATCCGTCGGAACTCAAACTTGATACAGACCAGCTTCGGCACCTGGCAGGTCAGATCACCGCCCTGGTGTCATCCATGAAACCGAAGGAGTGA
- a CDS encoding VIT domain-containing protein, translating to MYSEISAPCLKTIDSRNVVLQGANVRVDIRDYLARTRMEYHFVNREDVNIEAVYTFALPIDGVLTDLGIVIGHRELKGIAVEKREALERYEDAISDGDSPVMLERLDSGLYSLNVGNIMPGEKAVVSVEFLEVLSPKAGEVRYELPTTLAPLYGDPAKRGLAPHQIPGHSIMADNRFSLHIGIEGCLATADILTPAHMTVMKREAGRVEISLSAETTAMDRDFILAFSSEALPRSFAVSVPDKDGHVVLAGFTPKFSAPAPARSIKIVVDCSGSMGGESILQARQALLRALDRLRPEDHFNIILFGSSCTALFNRQEPADATHLEAAITLTRSMDANMGGTEMGDALEKALASASPAGMPEDILLITDGQVWDMGAVAEKLAKKRHRVFCIGVGSAVERGVLSALSSQTKGNAIFVNVQEDMGKKVFEHFKRMTLTPAQNPAFDFGGAKPLTVCPENLPAVFDGDMVIGCAWFASPPKAVSFRFDTTDGSMSQQTEVKESSALANALTRFAASMKLETLPEPEATALAVEYNLMSPFTNFLAVLERAESEKTGELPQLRTVEHNIPRGWGGMVTGESFLAKMAYSPAPPHVHDSGVMYSFADKPLSAPSENTWIAPLLEQAIIAIKKHPDMVITFAMLEAWGVAEDVLDALRDILANATGNDASSRPTEKNVAFSLILIAAKKSRTVSRDDVRLLRKVAGKIQTDKDLEERIDRLVNK from the coding sequence ATGTATTCGGAAATATCAGCGCCCTGCCTGAAGACCATCGACTCGCGCAATGTTGTCCTGCAAGGCGCGAACGTGCGCGTCGACATCCGCGACTATTTGGCCCGCACGCGCATGGAGTATCATTTCGTCAACCGCGAAGACGTGAACATCGAGGCCGTGTACACCTTTGCCCTGCCCATTGATGGTGTGCTGACGGATCTTGGGATCGTGATCGGACACAGGGAACTCAAAGGCATCGCCGTGGAAAAACGGGAGGCTCTGGAGCGCTATGAAGACGCCATCTCCGACGGCGACTCACCCGTAATGCTGGAGCGGCTCGACTCCGGGCTGTACAGTCTGAATGTCGGCAACATCATGCCCGGCGAAAAGGCCGTAGTCAGCGTCGAATTCCTCGAAGTGCTGAGCCCCAAGGCGGGCGAGGTGCGTTACGAACTCCCGACGACCCTGGCCCCCCTCTACGGCGATCCGGCCAAGCGCGGCCTGGCCCCGCACCAGATCCCCGGACACAGTATCATGGCAGACAACAGGTTCAGCCTGCACATTGGCATCGAAGGCTGCCTCGCCACTGCGGACATCCTCACACCCGCCCACATGACCGTCATGAAAAGGGAAGCCGGCCGCGTCGAAATCTCACTCTCGGCGGAGACAACCGCCATGGACCGCGATTTTATCCTGGCCTTCTCTTCGGAGGCTTTGCCAAGATCCTTTGCGGTGAGCGTCCCGGACAAGGACGGCCATGTGGTCCTGGCCGGGTTCACGCCTAAATTCAGCGCACCGGCTCCGGCCAGAAGCATCAAGATCGTGGTCGACTGCTCCGGCTCCATGGGCGGCGAGTCCATCCTCCAGGCCAGGCAAGCCCTGCTGCGGGCCCTAGACAGGCTGCGACCCGAAGACCACTTCAACATCATCCTCTTCGGATCTTCCTGCACCGCCCTCTTCAACAGACAGGAACCCGCCGACGCCACGCACCTCGAAGCCGCCATCACGCTGACAAGATCCATGGACGCCAACATGGGCGGCACCGAGATGGGGGATGCGCTGGAAAAAGCCCTTGCATCCGCCTCGCCAGCAGGCATGCCCGAAGACATCCTGCTCATCACCGACGGTCAGGTCTGGGACATGGGCGCAGTCGCCGAAAAGCTGGCCAAGAAACGGCACCGGGTGTTCTGCATCGGAGTCGGCAGCGCCGTGGAACGCGGCGTTCTCTCCGCCCTTTCTTCACAGACAAAGGGCAATGCGATCTTCGTCAATGTCCAGGAAGACATGGGCAAAAAAGTCTTCGAGCATTTCAAGCGCATGACCCTCACCCCCGCCCAAAACCCGGCCTTCGATTTCGGCGGGGCAAAGCCGCTGACCGTCTGCCCGGAAAATCTGCCAGCCGTCTTCGATGGCGACATGGTGATCGGCTGCGCCTGGTTCGCATCCCCACCCAAGGCCGTTTCCTTCAGGTTCGACACCACTGACGGCTCCATGTCGCAGCAGACCGAAGTAAAGGAATCATCGGCACTCGCTAACGCCCTGACCCGCTTCGCGGCATCTATGAAACTGGAGACGCTGCCGGAACCCGAGGCCACGGCTCTCGCGGTCGAGTACAACCTGATGAGCCCCTTCACGAACTTCCTGGCCGTACTGGAAAGGGCCGAATCCGAGAAAACGGGCGAACTGCCGCAATTGCGCACGGTGGAGCACAACATTCCGCGTGGGTGGGGAGGCATGGTCACGGGTGAAAGCTTCCTGGCCAAAATGGCATACTCTCCTGCGCCGCCACATGTGCACGACTCTGGCGTAATGTACTCATTCGCAGACAAGCCACTCAGCGCGCCATCAGAAAACACATGGATCGCGCCCTTACTCGAACAGGCCATCATTGCCATCAAAAAGCATCCGGATATGGTCATCACCTTTGCCATGCTTGAAGCGTGGGGAGTAGCCGAAGATGTACTCGATGCATTGCGCGACATCCTAGCCAACGCCACTGGGAACGACGCATCATCCAGACCAACGGAAAAGAATGTGGCGTTCAGCCTGATCTTGATTGCGGCAAAGAAAAGCAGGACGGTATCGCGGGATGACGTGCGCCTTTTGCGCAAAGTTGCCGGAAAAATTCAGACAGACAAAGATCTGGAGGAAAGAATTGATCGTCTCGTGAACAAATGA
- the zorA gene encoding anti-phage ZorAB system protein ZorA → MNAVEFDLYTLIPNFKMAGFSTSSHAITANFVIVMAIISAIGAIYALKRFIESRSKIIFYTNLVNGIEREDLAAKREDILQKAKKHGNGNLWQEFDESLVYSSDGTKLSNTLDADHFFNERTLARSLTGNRLLAAVPAFLTALGVLGTFAGLQLGLASLELTSESDVNVLKSGIFSMMSGASTAFVTSVWGVLLSLIFNLYEKSLERIIRKNIAVLQDLIDFLYPRITTEQTLIRISDSSNITSRTMQTLAEQIGDRLQQSLMQASESIRIGMNENLNAVQQSMAALSDNMREGLEKGMYEILKPAVDSISQSAQTSGGQMVETLVSQFLGGVDKAGAVQQQAMENAADKVQSAVESMGTQMNVIMQALEAHGRAAQESSQQAISNITQAMQDSQSVFDERSKALNDEFKQQISAVSQASSNSVEEMKSLLTQIIDKNSEQQLSSEARFNQVVHTIESMLQTVSDKSQEIDDQRFQAMERQLSQISSVMHANISGFEQVVSNISEAQAQRDTSRQEEFSNSVLEMRQSQESLLEKLKELSSSFSMVSDKIHALAASHEHLSKNVLGAADNLNTASVSLGTLGLNINNAAGKIENGATLLDNSARETSGVIKDSTLLAKEYSTNLQKSLATIDHIEKQISDTAKTMGAAVNASREGFDKIKADLELFASELLKTSAQHASSLDTYLEHIEKRTLKLFQELANELRTHQNTITEDVQDKYTDFSKDVEQLMQNFGQQTQTQINTRLNEWNAQTSQYTKTMTDAIKALANVVGDIEDKVGKA, encoded by the coding sequence ATGAATGCTGTCGAATTTGATCTATACACGCTCATTCCTAATTTCAAAATGGCAGGATTTTCGACAAGTTCTCATGCGATAACTGCTAATTTTGTCATTGTAATGGCAATCATATCAGCGATTGGAGCGATTTATGCTTTGAAAAGATTTATAGAATCTCGCTCAAAAATAATTTTCTATACGAATTTAGTAAATGGAATAGAACGTGAAGATCTTGCTGCGAAACGCGAAGATATTCTTCAAAAAGCCAAAAAACATGGCAATGGAAACTTATGGCAGGAGTTTGACGAATCTCTTGTCTATTCCTCGGATGGAACAAAACTCTCAAATACATTGGATGCTGATCATTTTTTTAATGAAAGAACGTTAGCTCGCAGCCTGACGGGCAACCGCTTGCTTGCCGCAGTCCCTGCTTTCCTTACAGCTTTAGGTGTGCTTGGAACTTTTGCTGGTCTGCAACTTGGATTAGCTAGCCTGGAACTTACTTCAGAGTCCGATGTCAATGTGCTCAAAAGTGGCATTTTCAGCATGATGAGTGGCGCTTCAACTGCCTTTGTTACCTCTGTATGGGGTGTTTTATTGAGCCTTATTTTCAATTTGTACGAAAAATCACTTGAAAGAATCATCCGTAAAAATATTGCCGTCCTGCAAGACCTCATCGATTTTCTTTATCCACGCATCACAACTGAACAAACACTCATCCGCATTTCCGATTCAAGCAACATAACTAGCAGAACCATGCAAACTCTTGCTGAGCAAATCGGTGATCGCTTACAGCAATCATTAATGCAGGCATCAGAATCAATTCGTATCGGGATGAATGAAAATTTAAATGCTGTTCAACAGAGCATGGCTGCACTTTCAGACAATATGCGTGAAGGGCTGGAAAAAGGAATGTATGAAATCCTTAAACCTGCCGTTGATTCAATTTCGCAAAGTGCTCAAACAAGCGGCGGCCAGATGGTCGAAACCCTTGTTTCCCAATTTTTAGGTGGAGTAGATAAGGCTGGCGCGGTGCAACAACAAGCCATGGAAAACGCAGCAGACAAAGTGCAATCAGCTGTTGAAAGCATGGGCACGCAAATGAACGTTATCATGCAAGCCCTTGAAGCTCACGGCAGAGCCGCCCAGGAATCTTCGCAGCAAGCCATCAGCAACATCACTCAAGCCATGCAAGACAGCCAGTCTGTTTTCGATGAACGCAGCAAAGCTCTAAACGATGAATTCAAACAGCAAATTTCAGCTGTATCGCAGGCCAGCTCAAATTCTGTCGAAGAAATGAAATCACTGCTGACTCAAATAATCGATAAAAATTCGGAACAGCAACTAAGTTCCGAAGCACGATTCAACCAAGTCGTTCACACCATAGAATCCATGTTGCAAACAGTCTCGGATAAATCACAAGAGATTGACGACCAGCGATTCCAGGCCATGGAACGACAGTTGTCTCAAATTTCATCGGTCATGCACGCCAACATTTCTGGATTTGAACAAGTTGTCTCCAATATTTCCGAAGCACAGGCTCAACGAGACACCAGCCGCCAAGAGGAATTTTCAAATTCAGTGCTGGAGATGCGACAAAGTCAAGAGAGTCTTTTGGAGAAGCTCAAGGAGCTTTCATCCAGCTTTTCCATGGTCTCTGACAAAATTCACGCGCTGGCTGCTTCCCACGAACATTTAAGCAAAAATGTTCTGGGCGCTGCGGACAACCTGAATACAGCTTCTGTCAGCCTCGGCACTCTCGGGTTGAATATAAACAACGCCGCCGGCAAAATTGAGAATGGCGCGACGCTGTTAGATAATAGCGCCAGAGAGACATCAGGTGTGATCAAGGACTCGACTTTGCTGGCCAAGGAATACTCTACCAACCTACAAAAATCCCTTGCAACCATCGATCATATCGAAAAACAAATCTCAGATACGGCAAAGACCATGGGCGCGGCCGTGAACGCCAGCCGGGAAGGTTTTGACAAGATCAAAGCCGATCTCGAGCTTTTTGCGTCCGAACTACTCAAAACCTCTGCTCAACACGCGTCTTCTCTCGACACATACCTTGAGCATATTGAAAAAAGAACTTTGAAACTTTTTCAGGAGCTGGCCAACGAACTCCGAACACATCAAAATACAATCACGGAAGACGTGCAGGATAAGTATACTGATTTCTCAAAAGATGTTGAGCAACTCATGCAGAATTTTGGCCAGCAGACGCAAACCCAAATCAACACGCGCCTCAACGAATGGAACGCACAGACATCGCAATACACCAAGACCATGACTGACGCGATCAAAGCCTTGGCGAACGTTGTCGGCGATATCGAAGACAAGGTAGGCAAGGCATGA